From the Papaver somniferum cultivar HN1 chromosome 2, ASM357369v1, whole genome shotgun sequence genome, the window CTATATGCTCTTGTAACCTTCCTCTGTCAGACACTAATTCATCTTTGATATATAATTTTATGATTCTGTTGTATCTGCGTCTAGCAGAAGCATTGCTGATGAAATAAGAAGTGTTCCTATCACCTTCTTGCAACCACCTAGTATTAGATTTAATTTTCCATTCAGTCTCCTCCATTTTAGAAATCCTTTCAAAGTCAGCTTTGTGTTGAAGATGCACATTTCGCTCTTCTTCAGTGAGGATATTATCCTCCGCCAGTCCATCAGGAGTTTGTATTTCAGAGAGAATAGCATTCAGCTTTGTATCGGTATTACCAAAAACTTCTTTGTTCCAGACTTTTAGCTTTTCTTTAAGTGCTTGTAACTTCAGCCAAAGCATAATGCTAGGAGTACcttcaaaacaaaaagaaagccaTCAATCTTCTAGTAATTGTAAGAATCCATTCTCCAAGAACCACATAACTTCAAACCTGAAAGGACTAGGTCCCCAAGAGGGGTCGAAAATATCTAAAAGGAGTGGGATGTGATCAGAGGTGGGTCTGGCTTTGGCTAATTGGGTTACAAAAAGGTAGTGTTGTTCCAAAGATGGTGAAATAAGGAACCTATCCAATCTGCACATAACCGGGTTTGGTTGACCATTTGACCATGTATATCCGTCTCCTTTGAGAGGTAAATCAATGAGGTCATGCTCAACAATAAATTTTTTGAACTTCTTCATACTTCTTCTGATCttcttaaaattatttttttcagaACACTTggttattttgttgaaatcaccACCAATACACCAAGGGAGATTAGTCCAATATCTATAGACCGTATCGAGTTCAATCCAAAACTCAGTTCTGTCAACTGAATTGTTTGGTCCGTATACACTTGTAAGAAACCACTGAAAGTTATCAAGTTTGTTTGTACAAAGTACAGAGAGCGTATACTCGGCCACAAGGGAATCACTAACTTCCACCAAATCTCTATCCCAGAGAATTAACATACCACCTTTGCTTCCTACAGATTGTTGTAAAGTCCACCCCACATTCTTGTATCCACATATCTGCTTAATGTCCCGAGATGTACAGTGCATCAATTTGGTTTCTTGGATCATACTGATGGGAGGTCTAATGAACTGTAACATTTTATGAACCACCGTTCTTCTACTGCTCGAGTTAAGATCTCTAACATCCCAAGTTAGAATCTTAAGACCCATTTTGAACAAGATTTACCCCTAGAAGTAGCTGACCTTCTTGGCCTGGATGGAGGAGAATTAATAACCTCAACAGAGATACCTAGCCGTTTAAGTTCATTACACAGCTTTAGTGGTATCACCAGCTATGAATGACTATCTGAGTTGAGACCTAAGCAAGCATCATCAGCCATATCTGCAGGGGGTTCAAATCCTGGTGGATATTCAGGAGTGCAAGAATCTGAATAAGTGGAGTCATATGTATCCTTCTCAGAAAGAAAAGTATCTTCGAGACCCATTAGGGGTACTATATATTGCTTTGCTTCAAGCACATGAATGATGTGAACACCCTCAATACAAATTGTTCTCTGGACAGCAAAGTCACTATGAATTTGTTTTTTGTTGGTAAAACGGGGATAGGTTTTGAGCACAGGATCAgaagttttaatttttgaaactAGTAATTTCCTAGAATGATTTGGCATGGATGGGAAGCTAATGCCAAGTTTGATTCCAAGGTCGAATAGACGGTTAACTTCCTTCATAATCCAAGATGGTATTGTGAATTGTTGGATTTTTTGTGGATTTTTGGCATGCGGGTTTAAGCTATTTTCCTTGGTAATATGAGTAACCAAAGCCTGGCGTTTATGGGTGTGGCTGTAAGTTGATTGTGGTGTTATGGTAGGTGAAGGATGAAGTGATGATGGGTTGGGAAACGATATGAGGTTTTCAATGAAAGATTCGAGAGGTGATATAGCCAGACTTCTTTCAGATGATTTCTTAGAAGATAATGCTGTGGATGGGACAATATCGGTTAGGTTTATAGGTTCTTCACAGGTTTCAGGGATGGAAATTATGAATGCCACCGGCATACTCACCTGATCTATTTCCATGTCATTAGCCACATCAGCGATGATTGCCACGTCATCTGTCACTTCAGCTAATACATCAGGTTCTACAATTGAAGTACTCGAAATTTTAGTTAACATATTGCTGCCAAACTTGCTCCACGAGCTTTGACTTGGATTtggatttcttcttttttctgtaccttcttttcttcttttatttgggTTGCACGAGAGCCTTATTAATAGGGGAAGAAATCAAAGATTTCGAAATATCCCGAATATCAGCTGGGGGGCTTCGGATCGTCTATGGCCTAAATAGGTGTCTCCTTGTGTCCCACGAGTAATAATCCGCCATGTGTCCAAATTAGGTTATCGTAAATAGAAAAAGATACAACAATGATACACACACCGAACCCAGCTCCAGTGATCTGTACCGAGAAAAATCTAACGGCTATTAGGGGAGTCCTGGAGGAGATTTGTAGGGGGTGCGGTTAAAGGTGGGGCCcaacatattttttttctttcacaccAAACTTCACGGTGCAGATCGCGGGAGATTTATCATCCTTGGAGAGTGGAGAAAACCAATgtagaaaaatcaaaacaataaatACTCAAACCAAATTATAGATAATTTTGTACGGAACCTACTTCCTAACCAAAAAAATATATCTTATTCTCTTATACTTTTCTTGCTCGTCTTCTGGTCTTCTCTTCCATTAGTATTAGTTTGTGGTCGAAATAGATCATGTATTGAGTTAGCTTTTCATCTTCATGTAATCAGTCCTGCATGTTACAGATATGTCATGGTTATTCTGAATTAACTTTCTCTTTTTAACCCTGGAAGTTTCCAAAAAAATAAGGCGGGATGGAAACTCTGTTAAAAGTTGGATCTGTGATCTTAGGTGGAATGATAAGAAAACTACAGTCAACTGAAGAGGACTTTCCTTTAACGCTGATGCGAGCTGTGAACATATTTTTTCCTGAAAATATCTTTATTACTCTAGGTATAGAATTGATTCCAttgacatttcttatttttaagcGCACAACTCGAAGATTAGTGAGTTTCAGGGTTGCAGGATCGATCAAAAGTATCTCCCTACATACTTCACCAATCGCATGAATAACTTCCAAGGACCAAAACTGAAAAACGAATACCGACAATTTTAATGTTGAAATCGTAGTGATGAACAACATTAGTACTCCAAATTTGACTATGCCATCGAAATACAGAATAGGTGACCTTGTGTGCAGTAAATTTGAATTCTAAATTAGCCTGTGAGAAGTCGTCATCAACGTGAAAGATTGCTTGTGTTGAGTTTATTGGAAACAGTTCAAAACCTTTCCGAATCTGTAATTCCGTACAAAGAAATTTCCCTAAGCTTGACCATGATTTAACTCTTACAGGGGAAGAGATGATGAAAGCACTACTCCATCTACCTAGGTTGGATGAATCGTGATCAATGTGGATGAATTGGCCAAATTTGGAATTCTTAGTTTTGATAGAGTATGGTGCAGCATACTTATCACAGACAAACGGAGAACTGGTTTGTTTGGGGTAATGGGTTTTGGAACTGACATTCTGGTTTTGGGAAAACAAGGATTGAGCATatgttgtattaggttttgtgaAAGCTGCTGGATGGGTATGACTATTTAGTGGGTTCAACAGA encodes:
- the LOC113350934 gene encoding uncharacterized protein LOC113350934; translation: MGLKILTWDVRDLNSSSRRTVVHKMLQFIRPPISMIQETKLMHCTSRDIKQICGYKNVGWTLQQSVGSKGGMLILWDRDLVEVSDSLVAEYTLSVLCTNKLDNFQWFLTSVYGPNNSVDRTEFWIELDTVYRYWTNLPWCIGGDFNKITKCSEKNNFKKIRRSMKKFKKFIVEHDLIDLPLKGDGYTWSNGQPNPVMCRLDRFLISPSLEQHYLFVTQLAKARPTSDHIPLLLDIFDPSWGPSPFRFEVMWFLENGFLQLLED